In a genomic window of Dehalococcoidia bacterium:
- a CDS encoding thiamine pyrophosphate-dependent dehydrogenase E1 component subunit alpha: MTNAKSLKNNIGDLTKEDLLDIYAAMVLVRTLDERVWMMNRQGKAAIVASCQGHEAAQLASVWALRKYATDFMCFTYYRDLAVTTALGLTPEQSIRGFLAKDGEPLSGARQFPQHGASPELRIINQSNVIGTHVPHAVGWALASKMQDEQTVVACYFGDGTTSQGEVHEAMNFASIHKLPIVFFVENNKYAISVPQSSQMAISRISLRAEGYGMPGFTVDGTDVAASYRVASEAVSLAQNGGGPTLVEFDLERYLPHTSDDDDSVYRDQDEIAQAKLRDPLKKLKQLLEEEGILSPAKDNELHTDAKREIDSATDRADSADFPSDHDVYSGVVQDS; the protein is encoded by the coding sequence ATGACGAATGCTAAATCTTTGAAAAATAACATTGGTGATCTTACTAAAGAAGATTTATTAGATATCTATGCTGCAATGGTTTTGGTCCGTACGCTTGATGAGAGAGTGTGGATGATGAACCGCCAGGGCAAGGCAGCCATTGTTGCTTCATGCCAAGGACACGAGGCTGCTCAACTAGCGTCTGTATGGGCACTTCGGAAATACGCTACCGATTTCATGTGTTTTACATATTATCGTGATTTGGCAGTCACAACTGCACTTGGACTTACTCCTGAACAATCAATTAGAGGATTTTTAGCAAAAGATGGAGAGCCGCTATCTGGAGCACGTCAATTTCCCCAGCATGGGGCATCTCCAGAATTAAGAATTATTAATCAGTCAAATGTTATAGGGACGCACGTTCCGCATGCAGTAGGGTGGGCTCTTGCATCAAAAATGCAAGATGAGCAGACTGTCGTAGCTTGCTATTTTGGAGATGGAACTACCAGCCAGGGTGAAGTTCATGAAGCTATGAATTTTGCTTCTATCCATAAATTGCCTATTGTTTTCTTTGTCGAAAATAACAAATATGCCATTTCCGTACCACAGTCTTCCCAAATGGCTATAAGTCGCATTTCGCTCCGCGCCGAAGGGTATGGTATGCCCGGTTTTACAGTAGATGGAACTGACGTTGCTGCGTCATACCGAGTAGCTTCTGAAGCTGTTTCGTTGGCGCAAAATGGTGGAGGCCCTACTCTTGTGGAATTTGACTTAGAAAGGTACCTGCCACACACCAGTGATGACGACGATAGTGTTTATCGGGACCAGGATGAAATTGCGCAAGCAAAACTACGCGACCCCTTGAAAAAACTTAAGCAATTGTTAGAAGAAGAGGGGATTTTATCTCCTGCGAAGGACAATGAATTGCATACCGACGCTAAACGAGAAATTGATTCGGCAACTGACCGAGCCGATAGCGCAGATTTTCCTAGCGACCATGACGTTTACTCGGGCGTTGTGCAGGATAGTTAA
- a CDS encoding xanthine dehydrogenase family protein molybdopterin-binding subunit: protein MDSQKHVIGMPVPRIDGRDKVTGSANYGADFEIPGLLWAKTLRSPYPHALIKNIDTSEAENLAGVHAVITGKDIPDDMKWGRRIVDVPVLAQGEVKFVGEQLAAVVADDEEIAQRALDLIEVIYEELPAVTDPVEAMKNEILVNPSMNEFSGLLYEVDEPTNVVVHWEWANGDIEKGMSEADLVIENTFTTPSQHQSYMEAHNSTVQVHSDGTAEVWTPGKAPYAVRRQISGPLGVEPESIVFHPVTIGGDFGGKGSPMNVALGYLLSQKVGGRPVRMVFDYSEEFLAANPRHYSILTMRTGVKNDGSITAHDVNIVFDSGAYAGFKPAGHLGGAKAAGGPYRTLNARVIEDMVYTHNTPCGHMRGPGEPQAVFALESHIDEIAKAINMDPVEFRLMNLVGDGEPTALGDVFVENKASDALKAAIDASGYSSPKSKGVGRGVSVGERPPGGGRINSQISLESDGSVVITTPLFEQGAGAYTVLQQVVAEDMGLPADAVRIEIADTGLFDMDQGVGGSRVTNLGTIATHEAMEKAQGELFKLAAELQNWPEDKLVVQGQMLIRTDTGESQPWSNLIARVGAPVVGRGVASGGEENAVTGYCAQVAEVIIDDETGQITLTKLTTAHDTGTIINPIGHQGQINGGAMMGIGFGLQEELVKENGYISTLSFADYKIPNIADIPELRTVILDTPAQGVGPYNIKAIGESPNAPTAAAITNAIADAVGTRIKDLPATAEKVYLALNENK from the coding sequence ATGGATTCACAAAAACACGTAATAGGAATGCCTGTACCCCGGATTGATGGAAGGGACAAAGTTACAGGATCCGCAAATTATGGAGCTGATTTTGAAATTCCAGGGCTACTTTGGGCAAAAACTTTGCGCAGCCCCTACCCTCACGCTTTGATTAAAAATATTGATACATCCGAAGCTGAGAATTTAGCTGGGGTGCACGCAGTAATCACAGGAAAAGATATACCTGACGATATGAAGTGGGGCCGTCGAATTGTTGATGTGCCTGTCCTAGCCCAAGGCGAAGTTAAGTTCGTTGGGGAGCAACTTGCTGCAGTAGTAGCGGATGACGAAGAAATTGCTCAACGAGCTTTAGATCTAATTGAAGTAATTTATGAAGAATTGCCTGCAGTCACTGATCCAGTTGAGGCAATGAAGAATGAAATACTGGTTAATCCCAGTATGAATGAATTTTCTGGCTTACTTTATGAAGTTGATGAACCAACAAACGTTGTAGTCCATTGGGAATGGGCTAACGGAGATATTGAGAAAGGAATGTCAGAGGCTGACCTAGTTATTGAAAACACTTTTACTACACCTTCTCAACATCAGAGTTATATGGAAGCACATAATTCAACAGTTCAGGTGCATTCTGATGGGACTGCGGAAGTATGGACTCCAGGAAAAGCCCCATACGCGGTACGTAGGCAAATATCAGGGCCTCTTGGTGTAGAGCCGGAAAGTATCGTTTTTCACCCTGTCACTATTGGAGGAGATTTCGGAGGAAAAGGCTCTCCAATGAATGTGGCATTAGGATATTTATTGTCACAAAAAGTCGGAGGTAGACCAGTAAGAATGGTTTTCGACTATAGCGAAGAATTTTTAGCAGCCAATCCTCGTCATTATTCAATACTTACAATGCGAACAGGTGTAAAAAATGACGGGTCAATAACCGCCCACGACGTAAATATCGTTTTCGATAGCGGGGCTTATGCTGGGTTTAAACCTGCTGGGCATCTAGGCGGTGCTAAGGCCGCTGGAGGACCGTATCGAACTTTAAATGCCAGAGTCATTGAAGATATGGTCTACACCCATAATACTCCTTGCGGTCATATGCGCGGCCCTGGTGAGCCTCAAGCAGTTTTCGCATTAGAATCCCATATAGATGAGATAGCAAAAGCAATCAATATGGATCCCGTCGAGTTCCGCCTTATGAATTTAGTCGGAGACGGTGAACCAACTGCATTAGGTGACGTTTTTGTAGAGAACAAGGCTTCAGACGCGTTGAAAGCAGCTATCGATGCTTCAGGCTACTCCTCACCTAAATCGAAAGGTGTCGGTCGCGGCGTTTCCGTAGGTGAACGCCCTCCAGGTGGAGGCAGGATCAATTCTCAAATTTCACTTGAGTCTGATGGCTCAGTAGTAATTACTACCCCGCTATTTGAGCAGGGTGCAGGTGCTTATACGGTACTCCAACAAGTTGTTGCAGAAGATATGGGGCTACCTGCAGATGCAGTGAGAATTGAAATTGCAGACACCGGTTTATTTGATATGGATCAAGGTGTAGGTGGCAGCAGGGTTACCAACCTTGGGACTATTGCAACGCATGAAGCAATGGAAAAAGCACAAGGCGAACTGTTTAAATTAGCTGCAGAGTTACAGAACTGGCCAGAAGATAAATTGGTGGTTCAGGGGCAAATGCTCATCAGGACGGATACGGGAGAATCGCAGCCATGGAGCAATTTAATTGCTCGAGTTGGAGCACCAGTGGTAGGTAGAGGTGTTGCTTCTGGTGGAGAAGAAAACGCTGTCACCGGGTATTGCGCGCAAGTCGCTGAGGTAATTATCGATGATGAAACAGGCCAAATCACTCTTACTAAGTTAACTACTGCGCACGATACAGGCACGATTATTAATCCCATCGGCCATCAAGGGCAAATCAATGGTGGAGCCATGATGGGTATAGGATTTGGGTTGCAGGAGGAACTCGTAAAAGAAAACGGATACATATCTACACTTTCTTTTGCAGATTACAAAATACCTAATATTGCAGATATCCCTGAGCTTCGTACTGTCATACTTGATACGCCTGCACAAGGGGTAGGTCCGTATAACATAAAAGCAATAGGAGAAAGCCCCAATGCACCTACAGCGGCAGCCATCACTAATGCTATAGCTGACGCAGTAGGTACCAGAATCAAAGACCTTCCAGCTACAGCTGAAAAGGTTTACCTTGCATTGAACGAAAACAAATAG
- a CDS encoding formate--tetrahydrofolate ligase encodes MADSLRPITEVARSLGIAPKYLTAYGDTKAKVSLDSITSDPKGKLVVVTGVSPTPAGEGKTTTAIGLTQGLAKIGKNSAVTIREPSLGPIFGIKGGGTGGGNAKVLPEEEINIHFTGDAHAVSSAHNLLCALTENQIQRRKIEGVTAESISWRRVTDVEDRSLRSVTVGLGGSINAPLRQTGFDIVTSSEIMAILALSTSYDDLRNKLGKITVATDRLGSLVTADDVNAVGSMMALLKNALLPNLVQTSEGQAAFVHTGPFGNIAHGCSSIIADQVALSYADFVVTEAGFGADLGFEKFMHIKCRNSDLKPSAAVLVGTVRAMKSHGGIPLNSLDRPDPLAVRIGASNLEHMIGIVKSFGLPVVVAINKFPTDTPEEIVIMQDVAIDAGASAAVICNGFQHGGEGAIDLAEAVVRASEEQIDEISYLYPVNSTITGKVRTLAEKIYGAADVKWEARAIKQADYFESQGLGNLPICMAKTPLSISHDPQLKNRPSGYTFEISDIRASTGAGFLYPIAGTIMTLPGLPNNPRSLDLDNEGIITGL; translated from the coding sequence GTGGCAGATTCTCTCAGGCCAATTACCGAAGTGGCTCGCTCACTCGGCATAGCACCTAAGTACCTAACAGCTTATGGCGATACCAAGGCAAAGGTATCATTAGACTCGATTACCTCCGATCCCAAGGGCAAATTGGTAGTAGTTACCGGTGTAAGCCCTACTCCAGCAGGAGAAGGTAAAACAACAACCGCAATTGGTTTAACCCAAGGCCTTGCCAAAATAGGCAAAAATTCGGCAGTAACAATTCGAGAGCCATCTCTTGGGCCAATATTTGGAATCAAAGGCGGAGGTACAGGCGGAGGTAACGCCAAAGTATTACCTGAAGAAGAAATTAATATACATTTTACTGGAGATGCGCATGCAGTAAGCAGTGCGCACAATTTACTTTGCGCACTTACTGAAAATCAAATTCAAAGACGGAAAATTGAAGGCGTCACAGCAGAAAGCATATCTTGGCGACGAGTTACTGACGTCGAGGACAGGTCTTTACGCTCAGTTACAGTCGGGCTTGGAGGGAGCATAAACGCACCCCTTCGACAAACAGGGTTCGACATAGTGACATCGTCTGAAATAATGGCAATTTTGGCTCTTTCTACTAGTTACGATGATTTACGCAACAAATTAGGGAAAATTACAGTTGCTACTGATCGGCTTGGTTCGCTTGTGACCGCAGATGATGTAAATGCTGTTGGATCTATGATGGCGCTCTTGAAAAATGCATTACTACCTAATTTAGTACAGACTTCAGAGGGGCAGGCTGCTTTTGTACACACTGGGCCGTTTGGCAACATTGCACACGGGTGTAGTTCAATAATTGCTGATCAAGTCGCACTAAGCTATGCAGATTTTGTTGTCACTGAAGCTGGTTTTGGAGCCGACCTTGGGTTTGAGAAGTTCATGCACATCAAATGCCGTAATAGTGACTTAAAACCTTCAGCTGCAGTACTTGTAGGTACTGTTCGTGCTATGAAATCACACGGAGGGATACCTCTTAATTCCCTAGATCGCCCTGACCCTCTTGCAGTTCGTATCGGTGCTTCGAACCTTGAACACATGATAGGAATAGTTAAGTCATTCGGACTCCCTGTAGTAGTCGCAATCAATAAATTTCCTACTGACACACCTGAAGAAATAGTGATAATGCAAGATGTTGCAATTGATGCGGGAGCTTCTGCAGCTGTCATTTGTAATGGATTCCAGCATGGAGGCGAAGGTGCCATAGACCTTGCGGAGGCTGTGGTGAGAGCTTCCGAAGAACAAATTGATGAAATCTCCTATTTATATCCCGTGAATTCCACTATCACTGGAAAAGTGCGTACGCTCGCAGAAAAAATATATGGTGCAGCAGACGTAAAATGGGAAGCAAGGGCAATAAAACAAGCAGATTATTTCGAATCTCAAGGTTTGGGTAATCTGCCAATATGCATGGCCAAAACTCCTTTATCGATTTCTCACGATCCTCAATTAAAAAATCGACCCTCCGGCTACACTTTTGAAATTTCCGATATACGTGCATCTACTGGAGCAGGGTTTTTATATCCGATTGCCGGTACGATTATGACATTACCAGGTTTGCCAAATAACCCAAGGTCTCTCGATCTTGATAATGAGGGTATAATCACAGGACTGTAG
- the thiI gene encoding tRNA 4-thiouridine(8) synthase ThiI, translating into MSKSTDILIRFHEIGLKGKNQPLFVRHLAENLRRVTAGLGVEEVQSVRMLIKLKLSENADCEQVIKAAQTVFGAVKISPAIRVASEYQAITEAAINLANLKPFSSFRISANRADKKFHMNSSELNASIGQLIATKFKAKVDLSNPELNIHIEIQKNDSFVYSEDYRGAGGLPVGTAGKVAVLMSGGIDSPVAAWRMLKRGCKAVLVHFHSFPLVEGRSREKAQELARVLNLYQYDTKLFLVPFAEIQKRILLEVPGPLRVVAYRRLMIQITEAIAKIEGAKALVTGESVGQVGSQTLQNISTVSEPATLPIFRPLIGMDKIEIIDQAKAIETYSISILPDEDCCTLFVPKSPSTAVKPYEIVEYEKKLPIKELISNALHESELFEYHLPSS; encoded by the coding sequence TTGAGTAAATCTACTGACATCTTAATCCGCTTCCACGAGATAGGGCTTAAAGGAAAAAATCAGCCTCTTTTTGTCAGGCATCTCGCAGAAAATCTCAGAAGAGTAACTGCAGGGTTAGGCGTAGAGGAAGTTCAGTCTGTTCGAATGTTGATTAAGCTCAAGCTTTCTGAGAATGCGGATTGTGAGCAGGTGATAAAAGCTGCCCAAACTGTTTTTGGTGCTGTCAAAATATCGCCAGCCATAAGAGTCGCATCTGAATATCAAGCGATCACAGAAGCCGCGATTAATTTAGCGAACCTGAAGCCTTTCTCAAGCTTCAGGATATCTGCGAACAGAGCAGATAAAAAATTCCACATGAACTCTAGTGAGCTAAATGCAAGCATAGGTCAACTAATCGCAACTAAATTTAAAGCGAAGGTAGATTTATCAAACCCTGAGCTCAATATCCATATTGAAATTCAAAAAAATGATTCCTTCGTTTACTCCGAAGATTATCGCGGAGCTGGAGGGTTACCTGTAGGTACGGCAGGCAAAGTTGCTGTTCTGATGTCCGGCGGTATCGATTCTCCTGTAGCAGCATGGAGAATGCTAAAAAGAGGATGTAAGGCAGTACTAGTTCATTTCCATTCATTCCCGCTGGTAGAAGGTCGTTCCAGAGAGAAAGCTCAAGAGCTAGCCAGGGTTTTAAATCTATATCAATATGATACTAAATTGTTTTTGGTTCCTTTTGCAGAAATTCAAAAAAGAATACTCTTAGAGGTTCCTGGACCCTTAAGAGTCGTTGCCTACCGAAGGCTAATGATTCAAATTACGGAAGCTATTGCAAAAATCGAGGGAGCTAAGGCATTGGTAACTGGTGAGAGCGTAGGACAAGTAGGGTCACAAACCCTACAGAACATCTCGACTGTCTCGGAACCAGCTACTTTACCTATATTCAGGCCGTTAATTGGAATGGATAAAATAGAAATCATCGACCAAGCGAAAGCTATAGAAACTTACAGCATTTCCATTTTGCCTGATGAGGACTGTTGCACGCTTTTTGTTCCTAAATCACCCTCAACTGCAGTCAAACCATATGAAATAGTCGAATACGAAAAAAAATTACCTATTAAAGAGCTTATAAGTAACGCTCTTCATGAAAGCGAATTGTTTGAATATCACCTGCCAAGTAGTTAA
- a CDS encoding enoyl-CoA hydratase-related protein → MGSSIEINTDNSIGTITLNRPDQLNAINFEMWGELKAAAEQLSGDPNVRIVILRGAGDKAFSSGADIKDFPAHRSSSSLAREYAKSFEGALDAVESMPKPTISMINGICIGGGCELSMATDLRIASTSSVFAVPVAKIGVLVGYNEMRRLVQLVGRGHASNLLLTARKIDGYEALRIGLITDLVNQENLVDFTYKLALDIASYAPLTQSGHKKIMHTVLNNPSLSALSEKEKILPLSIFDTSDGMEGYRAFVEKRSPKFEGE, encoded by the coding sequence ATGGGTTCTTCTATAGAAATAAATACTGATAATTCAATAGGTACTATCACCTTGAATAGGCCTGATCAGCTCAACGCTATTAATTTTGAAATGTGGGGTGAATTAAAAGCTGCGGCCGAACAATTATCTGGAGATCCAAACGTCCGTATTGTGATATTAAGAGGCGCTGGGGACAAAGCGTTTTCATCGGGTGCAGATATAAAGGATTTCCCTGCTCATAGGAGCTCAAGCTCATTAGCGCGAGAATATGCAAAATCTTTTGAAGGCGCTTTGGATGCAGTCGAATCGATGCCAAAGCCGACAATTTCAATGATTAATGGAATTTGCATAGGTGGTGGCTGTGAACTCTCTATGGCTACTGACCTACGGATCGCATCTACTTCAAGTGTTTTTGCGGTGCCCGTAGCAAAAATTGGAGTACTGGTTGGATATAACGAAATGCGCCGATTAGTTCAATTGGTTGGACGTGGTCACGCCTCAAATCTCCTCTTAACCGCACGAAAAATTGATGGCTATGAAGCATTACGCATTGGCCTAATCACTGATCTTGTAAACCAGGAAAATCTTGTAGATTTTACTTACAAATTGGCTCTAGATATTGCAAGCTATGCACCCCTAACTCAGTCAGGCCATAAAAAAATAATGCACACGGTATTGAACAATCCTTCGCTTTCTGCTTTGTCAGAAAAGGAAAAAATTTTGCCACTATCGATATTTGACACTTCGGATGGGATGGAAGGTTACCGAGCGTTTGTAGAGAAAAGATCTCCCAAATTTGAGGGGGAATAA
- a CDS encoding CoA transferase: MTSPMPLEGLRVLDCTQVMAGPYATLLLADMGAEVIKIEKPSGDDSRKMGPPFINGESAAFLGINRNKKSVVLNLKSKLGQNAFKKIAQEVDVVAENFKPGVMKKLGLGADDLRANHPELIYLSISGFGQTGPYNDRPGYDLLAQGMSGIMSTTGYPDSPPVKVSIPIADLSAGMYAAYGVLSAYIHRLKTGEGQVIDTSLLESAIALTVWESAEYWGSNSVPEPKGSAHRLVAPYQAIASLDGFFNIGIANQTNYERFCSAINRQDLLENPDYIDNPSRLIHYQKLTTQIELTTREKTSSEWLQILNAHGVPAGPIYSMDEVFNDPQVVHRQMVKELDHPIAGQIKNLGIPVKLSKTSGSIRMPAPTLGQHTEVVLREFGFPAELIQKIAVDI, encoded by the coding sequence ATGACTTCTCCAATGCCGCTAGAGGGGCTAAGGGTACTTGACTGTACTCAAGTAATGGCTGGTCCCTACGCCACTTTATTGTTGGCAGATATGGGGGCAGAAGTAATTAAAATCGAGAAGCCCTCAGGTGACGATTCACGAAAAATGGGACCTCCTTTCATTAATGGAGAATCCGCTGCGTTTCTAGGCATTAATCGTAATAAAAAAAGCGTGGTATTGAATTTGAAAAGCAAGCTCGGACAAAATGCTTTCAAAAAAATTGCGCAAGAAGTAGACGTTGTTGCAGAAAATTTCAAACCTGGAGTTATGAAAAAACTAGGCCTAGGAGCTGATGATCTAAGGGCAAATCACCCTGAATTAATTTATCTCTCGATATCAGGATTTGGGCAAACAGGTCCTTACAATGACCGCCCTGGTTATGATTTACTTGCGCAAGGGATGTCAGGAATCATGAGTACGACGGGCTACCCTGATTCTCCTCCGGTTAAAGTCAGTATCCCAATTGCAGACTTAAGTGCCGGAATGTATGCCGCGTACGGAGTGCTATCTGCATATATCCATCGACTCAAAACTGGTGAAGGTCAAGTCATTGATACTTCTTTACTAGAATCTGCAATAGCGCTAACAGTATGGGAATCAGCAGAGTACTGGGGAAGTAATTCCGTCCCTGAGCCTAAAGGATCCGCACACCGCTTAGTAGCTCCTTACCAGGCAATAGCAAGCTTGGACGGTTTTTTTAATATAGGAATTGCTAATCAAACTAATTATGAAAGATTTTGCTCCGCTATTAATCGACAAGATTTACTTGAGAACCCTGATTATATTGATAATCCAAGCAGGCTCATCCATTATCAAAAACTTACAACGCAAATTGAATTAACAACAAGAGAAAAAACCTCAAGTGAGTGGTTACAAATCCTAAATGCCCATGGAGTGCCCGCAGGGCCGATCTACTCGATGGATGAAGTTTTTAACGATCCACAGGTGGTTCACAGACAAATGGTCAAAGAACTAGATCATCCAATTGCAGGCCAAATAAAAAATTTAGGAATTCCTGTAAAACTTTCAAAAACCTCTGGGTCAATCCGCATGCCTGCACCTACTTTGGGCCAGCATACTGAAGTAGTGTTAAGAGAATTCGGCTTTCCTGCGGAACTAATCCAAAAAATCGCAGTAGATATTTAA
- a CDS encoding Rieske 2Fe-2S domain-containing protein: MLSTEINEKLTQVGKGTPMGELMRQYWHPVSAAVDLQEKPTKPVRILGEDLVLYKDGSGKIGLIERYCPHRRVDLSYGIPEQSGLRCMYHGWQFNEYGQCIEQPFEETVRPDGRFKEKVQIASYPVEELGGLLWAYLGPSPAPLLPRWDLFVWDGVLKDIGTTILPCNWLQCMENSLDPVHLEWLHVYWGNYQLKDAGFDRELPTTVHTKIKFDQFEHGIIKRRTYTNTTEDDPEWTIGHPIIFPNWLRVGTGFQMRVPIDDTHTMHVHYNVYAPPKGVEAPKQDSIPHYEVPLRDEEGKFPVDFTIGQDQMAWVTQGAIAKRELEKLGESDRGIILYRKMLVDEMDKVANGMEPLNVFRDPSKNQIIELFQEHDPAIRMTPPREPLPGMIDPITGDISAAPTGRHAPVGLKARSIYKKAALDKGILI, translated from the coding sequence ATGTTAAGCACTGAAATCAATGAAAAATTGACCCAAGTTGGTAAGGGAACACCTATGGGTGAACTAATGCGGCAGTATTGGCACCCAGTAAGTGCAGCTGTAGATTTACAAGAAAAGCCTACCAAGCCAGTAAGAATTCTCGGAGAAGATCTCGTTCTTTATAAAGATGGCTCAGGGAAAATTGGGCTTATTGAGAGATATTGCCCACATAGGCGTGTAGATCTCTCATACGGCATCCCCGAGCAGAGCGGCCTGCGATGCATGTACCATGGATGGCAATTTAATGAATACGGGCAGTGCATAGAGCAACCATTTGAGGAAACTGTCCGCCCTGATGGAAGATTTAAAGAGAAAGTACAGATAGCAAGTTACCCTGTAGAAGAACTTGGAGGGCTCCTATGGGCTTATTTAGGACCTTCGCCAGCTCCTTTACTGCCAAGATGGGATTTGTTTGTATGGGACGGAGTCCTCAAAGATATTGGTACTACAATCCTCCCGTGTAATTGGCTACAGTGTATGGAAAATTCATTAGACCCTGTGCACTTGGAATGGCTTCATGTCTATTGGGGAAATTATCAATTAAAAGATGCTGGCTTTGACAGAGAATTACCTACTACTGTACACACTAAAATTAAATTTGATCAATTTGAGCACGGGATAATTAAAAGACGAACCTACACTAATACCACAGAGGATGATCCCGAATGGACAATTGGCCACCCCATAATATTCCCTAATTGGTTAAGAGTAGGAACAGGGTTCCAAATGAGGGTGCCTATCGACGATACGCACACCATGCATGTTCACTACAATGTCTACGCCCCTCCTAAAGGCGTAGAAGCGCCGAAACAAGATTCAATTCCTCATTATGAAGTTCCTCTTCGGGATGAAGAAGGAAAATTCCCTGTTGACTTCACTATTGGCCAAGACCAAATGGCTTGGGTCACACAGGGTGCTATAGCTAAGAGGGAGCTTGAAAAATTAGGTGAATCTGACAGGGGAATTATTCTATACAGGAAAATGCTCGTCGATGAAATGGATAAGGTTGCAAATGGAATGGAACCTCTCAATGTTTTTCGAGATCCCAGTAAAAATCAAATAATCGAATTGTTCCAAGAACATGACCCCGCCATACGAATGACACCACCACGCGAACCATTGCCAGGAATGATTGACCCTATAACAGGTGATATCTCAGCTGCGCCAACTGGTCGACATGCTCCTGTAGGGCTGAAAGCACGGTCTATCTATAAAAAAGCCGCGCTTGATAAAGGGATTCTTATCTAG
- a CDS encoding class II aldolase/adducin family protein — protein sequence MSRELDEIKREVAIANRVLADMGLATHILASLGHASLRVPNQPNLFVVKGRGYETDALHVAKPEEMIVVDTDGEYIDGPKGTSQCYEVKMHSCIYRERPEVMSIVHTHPRYTNVLGLNDVKLKPMSNEGHQLVRNEIPVFPHSKLIITEEDGMEVVSAMGENSVMLLQGHGAVTTGSNLEASVMNMLHLEEQSKLNWYALCAFGPNYKGISDESMDEFARGFSEMRNAPHLASPLSKMPTLHVGGVWKYYTDLAAQVLDKSN from the coding sequence ATGTCGCGAGAATTAGACGAAATCAAAAGAGAGGTGGCAATAGCCAATCGAGTGTTAGCTGATATGGGGCTTGCGACTCATATTCTTGCTTCCTTGGGCCACGCTAGTCTTCGCGTTCCCAATCAGCCTAATCTTTTTGTAGTCAAAGGCCGCGGGTATGAAACTGATGCTCTGCATGTCGCGAAACCAGAAGAGATGATAGTGGTAGATACTGACGGTGAGTATATTGATGGGCCGAAAGGCACTTCACAATGCTATGAAGTGAAAATGCACTCTTGTATATACCGAGAGCGACCTGAGGTTATGTCAATTGTTCACACCCACCCAAGGTATACCAACGTACTTGGGTTAAACGATGTCAAACTTAAGCCAATGTCCAACGAAGGTCATCAGTTGGTGCGAAATGAAATTCCTGTATTCCCTCATTCCAAATTGATTATTACGGAAGAAGATGGAATGGAAGTTGTCAGTGCCATGGGGGAAAATAGCGTAATGCTCCTGCAGGGGCACGGCGCGGTAACTACAGGCAGCAACCTGGAAGCATCAGTGATGAATATGCTTCATCTTGAAGAGCAATCAAAGCTCAATTGGTATGCACTCTGCGCATTCGGACCGAATTACAAGGGCATATCTGATGAAAGTATGGATGAATTCGCAAGGGGCTTTTCTGAAATGCGTAATGCACCACATTTAGCATCCCCGCTTAGCAAGATGCCAACTTTACATGTTGGGGGTGTATGGAAGTATTACACAGATTTAGCAGCCCAAGTATTGGACAAAAGCAATTAA